In Pseudomonadota bacterium, a genomic segment contains:
- a CDS encoding substrate-binding domain-containing protein: MTSAARFAARLAFVALFSSGCCLAQGLQIAADPASEQAFLSSLIEYSAGRSGASYELEVVPTELGLRKAATGEVDVAGTSRAARRDDRQERQVEVFPVAWDALVVIVHPENPILNIRLQQLADIYQGSLTRWDQLGGERVAIDLLAHENSLDGVAFNLGDLILRQPGATLAATRRFKTSEEIIAAVESEPRALGVVNYSAARKRRLKLLLVEGVAPAISNIQSGDYLLYFPMYLAIRSDAVNRRDIRQFIRMATGTATRRILRRNGVVPYNDGLGLASRQFERTRLLNGLKSSQ, encoded by the coding sequence ATGACATCAGCAGCTCGTTTCGCTGCCCGTCTGGCTTTTGTTGCGCTGTTCAGCAGCGGTTGCTGCCTGGCTCAGGGCCTGCAGATTGCTGCGGACCCAGCCAGCGAACAGGCTTTCTTGTCCAGCTTGATCGAATACAGTGCCGGGCGCAGCGGCGCCAGCTATGAGCTTGAGGTGGTGCCCACCGAGCTTGGGCTGCGCAAGGCCGCCACGGGCGAGGTGGACGTCGCCGGCACCTCGCGAGCGGCGCGACGCGACGATCGTCAGGAGCGCCAGGTCGAGGTGTTTCCCGTTGCCTGGGACGCACTCGTGGTCATCGTGCACCCGGAAAACCCGATTCTGAATATCCGGCTGCAGCAGCTGGCGGATATCTACCAGGGCTCGCTCACTCGCTGGGATCAGCTGGGGGGAGAGCGCGTCGCCATCGATCTGCTCGCGCACGAAAACTCGCTCGATGGTGTGGCTTTTAACCTGGGTGACCTGATTCTGCGTCAACCCGGGGCAACGCTGGCAGCGACCCGGCGGTTCAAGACCAGCGAAGAGATTATCGCGGCGGTCGAAAGCGAGCCGCGGGCGCTCGGCGTGGTCAACTACTCTGCTGCGCGTAAGCGCCGGCTCAAGCTGCTGCTGGTTGAGGGTGTTGCCCCCGCGATCAGCAATATCCAAAGCGGCGATTACCTGCTGTATTTCCCAATGTACCTGGCGATTCGAAGCGACGCGGTAAATCGGCGGGACATTCGGCAGTTCATTCGGATGGCAACCGGCACCGCCACCCGCCGGATCCTGCGCCGCAACGGCGTGGTGCCTTACAACGACGGGCTGGGGCTGGCCTCGCGGCAGTTCGAACGCACGCGCCTGCTCAACGGGCTGAAGTCCAGCCAGTAA
- a CDS encoding HAD-IA family hydrolase: protein MPIKALSFDLDDTFWPIAPVIERAERRMQQWIVRRHPDLAPRLDPKVLRELRESVATDHPHLAHDLSAMRRMTLSLAMRPAGCDEKDVESAFQVFWSARNEVQLFPDVRPTLRALHPAYRLVTITNGNADMHRIGLGEVFEHHVRAAQVGVAKPAPAIFEHALAALELAPHEVLHVGDHLEADVAGALRVGMRAVWLNREQRSGGLQQVPVIRSLTELPELLETL from the coding sequence ATGCCCATCAAGGCCCTTTCCTTTGACCTGGACGACACGTTCTGGCCGATTGCTCCAGTCATCGAGCGTGCGGAGCGACGGATGCAGCAGTGGATCGTGCGACGACACCCCGATCTGGCGCCGAGGCTCGACCCGAAGGTGCTGCGAGAGCTTCGTGAGTCGGTGGCCACCGACCATCCCCACCTGGCCCACGACCTGTCGGCGATGCGCCGGATGACGCTGAGCCTGGCCATGCGCCCGGCAGGTTGTGATGAGAAAGACGTGGAGTCAGCGTTTCAGGTGTTCTGGTCCGCGCGGAACGAGGTCCAGCTTTTTCCCGATGTCCGGCCGACTCTGCGGGCGCTGCACCCGGCCTACCGCCTGGTGACCATCACCAACGGCAACGCGGACATGCATCGGATCGGGCTTGGCGAAGTGTTTGAGCATCACGTGAGGGCCGCTCAGGTCGGCGTGGCCAAGCCGGCGCCTGCGATCTTTGAGCACGCCCTGGCGGCGCTGGAGCTCGCGCCCCACGAGGTGCTCCACGTCGGGGACCATCTCGAAGCAGACGTTGCCGGCGCGTTGCGGGTAGGTATGCGGGCGGTTTGGCTCAATCGGGAGCAACGGTCCGGTGGGCTGCAGCAGGTTCCGGTCATACGATCCCTGACAGAGCTGCCGGAGCTGTTGGAAACGCTGTAG